The Cylindrospermopsis curvispora GIHE-G1 genome contains a region encoding:
- a CDS encoding TM2 domain-containing protein yields MANLNPSHGSKQLLAGYCGIIFGGFGIHKFILGYAPEGFIMLVISVVGGSLTFGLTLIIMQLIGLIEGMIYLNKNHEDFVDTYFIGKQRWF; encoded by the coding sequence ATGGCTAATCTCAACCCATCCCATGGTAGTAAACAGCTTTTGGCAGGTTACTGTGGCATTATTTTCGGTGGCTTTGGTATTCATAAATTTATCCTTGGTTATGCGCCCGAAGGTTTTATTATGTTGGTTATTTCTGTAGTTGGCGGTTCTCTCACATTTGGATTGACATTGATTATTATGCAACTGATTGGTCTCATTGAAGGTATGATTTACCTGAATAAAAACCATGAGGATTTTGTTGATACTTATTTTATTGGTAAACAGCGC